Below is a genomic region from Fusarium oxysporum Fo47 chromosome VIII, complete sequence.
ATAATAACAAGACATCACAACCTATAAGTATGTCCAGCATTGAATACTTTCTCATCGCAGGCGCAACAGGTCGTCAAGGCGGCGCAACAGTCGATGCCCTCCTCACTCATCCCGATATCAGAACCAAACCAAAGCAAGTCTATGCACTGACTCGCCAAGCTTCTGGATACGGAGCCGTCAAACTTCGTGAGAAATATGGCGACATCAATATTGTTGCTGGCGACTTGAACAACCCAGAAGCAATTCTCCAACAGCTAGACAAGGCCATCCTTCCCAAAACCGGCATCTTTCTCGCTCAAGCCCATGGACCGACTGAAGTCAGCGATGCAAATAGGCTAATCGATTCTGCTGCGAGAAGTGGTATTCCGTACTTTGTGTACTCGTCTGTTGATCGAGGTGGCCGTGAACTCAGCGATAATGACCCTTCGTACTGCAAGACGTTCTCTGACAAATTCCTCATTGAAAAGCATCTTATCAACGTCTGCTCAAACTCCAACATGGACTACACGATCCTTCGTCCGACTTGGTTCGCTGATAATGCTTGGTGGGGTTTCCCAGGTCAGCTCTGTATGACGGGTTGGAGAGAGAACATGAACGAAAAGAAGATGCAAGTCACTGTGACGAAAGACATTGGAAGATGGGCTGTAGAAGGTCTTGTCCGTCCTGATAGGACCGGAATTCGAAACCAAGCTCTTTCGATCGCCAGCGAGGAGCTGAGCTTCAAGGATATTGacgacatcttcatcaaacATACCGGCAAAGGCGTCCCTGTTACCTACGGCCTTCTGACACGATTCATCATCTGGATGACCAAAGATCTAAACACCATGTTCAGCTTCATCGGTGAGAGACCTTATGGTGCGGATCTTGCATGGTTGAAGACTCAGCTGGAGCCTACCACGTTTGAACAATGGGTCAAGACCGACGTCCCAGGCCGTGACAGCACCAAAGCTTGAGACACCCAAAACAGCTCAAACAAAAAGAATGGCATCAGCAGACTCGAACTTGCGACCTGCAAAAACGAAGAGTGGCGCAGTGGGTGAGATTTTTAGGATTTTTAGTTCGGATTTAAAGAAGGTTTATAGGCTCTAGGACGTATACCACTACACCACTCTTCGGTACTGGTATATAGAGTTgaatttatatataagagtATGCCCCGGCCTGAAATTTGAGTAATCTTGCTTATATGCCCTACCTTCACACTGCTTACTGGAGGTTCTCTGCCTTGAGGGTAACGCCTCGAATCACCCCCGTCTCAGGCACACAATTCAGATACTCGAATCGTGCATCTCCAGCTCTCATGACAGAAACTTCATGCCATGTTCGGAATTTTCTTGCGTCGCCAAAGGTCTTGTAGTGAGCTAGTGCACCACGGTATATAGCGAGATGAGACTTGTGACTTTTCGCCCATGTTTCAAGGGCTTCGAGATTGGTGAAGAAGCCAGCGCCGCATGACTCTTTTCGAGATCGAGTTTCCTCAACTGAAGGATCCTGATTTCTGAGATATCGTAGTCCTAAAGCACCCGTATCAGGTGAATTATCCCAAAGATATTGCAGGCCAGAGTGAAGAGTGGGTTCAAGCTTTTTATCGTACGAGTCAGCTTCCTGTTGACCGCAGTTCTCCCAAAACTGTCCTGAGCGAATATGAGCTAGATTCTCAGCATTTGTTCCGATGAGATATTGACCAACACCCGGAGGAATTGTGACTGGCGGAGTTGGATTTGATGGAGGGAAGAGATCGTAGGCAGACGAGGGGATTCTGTCTCTCGCTGCGCCCCAATATGCTGAGAGTGTATGTTCTGGAAAACTTGCGCCAGGAAGTTTTGCGAGACCAGGGAGATAATCGAGGCCCGAGTAATTTGTTTCGAGGCGGGGAAACTCTGTGATGAAGGCCTCTCGCCAGATGCCCACTGAGGCACAGCCTGTTTCTGGTAGTTGGGCGTAGATGGAATTCAGTGAGAGGTCATTGAGGCCTTTCTCGTATTTCGTCTTGTCTGACCAATAACACACCCATATTGTCGATTCTTGGACATCACATCCATCAATTACCGCGAACGTCTCATATGCCTCCGACCCAGTATCGCTGCTCACCCATGCCTGAATTATTTCAGTAGCTTTATTTCGAGCGATATCAGCATCTTGAGTATCAGAATGGCTCTGAACTCCGATATACGCGGTGCAAACATGGGTGACATCATCTGGGAGGGCGAGGTGCCATCGTGGGATCGGAAGCTTGTGGCCTTCGGGTTTGCGGAGGGGATAGATACGCGCTGGACACGACATGGCTCAAGTTCAGTTCTAGCAAGGATGTGCTGTGACTTTTGTTTCGCTGTAGACAGGCGAAGgtttggtgatgaggaggtgGTCGGGGTTACTTTTGGGGATCGCCATATGATAGGTTGCCCTGGTTTGGAATCACGCCCTTCAATGATCACGCATTGTGTGGATGCTCCATGTTTCCGATATGATCCCTCAAAACGCGTATTATTTAGGTTTCCTTGACTGATTCCTCATAGAAAAGTGTCGTTGATCCTACCGTGTTTTCATTTGCGAGACTGCGAACAACGTCCGTCCCTTGTCATATTGTCTGGCTACGATATCAGCATCGGCTTCTAACATCGGCATCTAGCATCACCGCCATAACCACACGATGCCATCCTATGAAATATTGCGAATACGgtatataaaaaagtatatctccttcttcagcattgaccctccccctcctcttGGCAGCTTAACCGCGGCCGCCACGCCACGGCGCATCTCGGAACTCTACATCCCACTACTTTTCCGACAACGGGGTCCCCAAAATTCCGAATATCCCCCATCACGCAATTCTCGAAGCGTCTTTAAAATTCAATTCAGGGGGGACTTAAGGCATCTTATCTCCAGGTATCAATTGCCTGCTATGCCAGACGAGACGCCTTCGGGATGGTACCCGGGGGATCATCAGTATGTACCGGGGCCGCATATATTTATCCCGATCAGATGATGAGTAAGAGGAAGATGGGGTAACAACGCCCAGATTTGGGATTACGACGTCTGAGAGGGGTCGTTGATCGTCTATCCTATCATTTTATGTTTTGCTTACCCCTCGATATAAGTTGCAATGCGGACGTTGAGCCGATGTTGGGCTACACAGTATCAGACATTTCTAGAAGCCTCTACTGTAAAAGCAATTATCGTCTTCAGCTCTCACTTGTCTTTCCAGATTCAGGTATTATCTATCTTATCGGTGAGTTATCAGTGGGCACGGCCACGGAATCGGCTTCCGATGACCGTCGGCCGGACCCTGGACCAGGTCCCGATTGTCCCTGAACCATGGCCCATTCCCCGCAAAACGCCATCGCGACAGTTAGACACACAGTGAAAGACAATGGTGATAACTCGGCATCTCGGTCTCGACGCTTACGCTTACGCCGATTATGGCTGCATACAGCCAAAATTACCGTCTGATACATGTCGTTTTGCGGGGGATCAGAGTACATAACTCAACACAGGCGCCTGTGGCTGTCTATCGTAAATCTTGTTGTATATAAAGTCTTGATCCATCCCATTCCTCTCagctcttcttttttccccCTTCGCAATGGCTTCATCCTCCCATCGaaacatcatctccaagaacAAAACTCCCATCGCCGTCGCCGCCGCCTTAGTATCAGCTGCCGCAGTAATCACTTCCATCTACCGCTCAGTAACCACCTCCAAGATGTCTCACAATCTCCACCCCAGCCTCAAGAACGGCATCACCAAGGGCTCGCCCAACTTCTCCGGTGGCAAGCTCCGCTGCAAGTGCTCCTCCAACCCTGTCGAGGTCACCCTTAGCGGCCAGGTCGCTCACAACCACGCCTGCGGATGCTCCAAGTGCTGGAAGCCCGAGGGtgctctcttctccatcgtcGCTGTCATTCCCCGTGACCAGGTCCAGGTCACTGCCAACGGTGACAAGCTCACTATTGTCGACAAGAGCGCTGCTATCCAGCGAAACGCCTGCCGTGACTGCGGTGTCCACCTGTTCGGACGCATTGAGAACGATCACCCCTTCAAGGGTCTCGACTTTGTCCACGTCGAGCTCTCTGATGACAAGGGCTGGCAAGAGCCTCAATTCGCCGCCTTTGTCTCTTCCATCATTGAGCAGGGCTTCCCTGCTGACAAGGCCAACGAGGTTCGACAGCAGTTCAAGGATCTTGGCCTCGAGTCCTACGATGCTCTGTCTCCCCCTCTGATGGACGCCATCGCCTCTTGGACCGCCGCCAAGTCCAAGATCTGAGGACTTCAATTTCATATATGCCCCAACGTTTGGGGTCCATGTTACAAAAGTTTTGAGAAATGGTTAGCGGGGTGTTGAGATCCGGTGGTTGTTGTTTAAATAAGAATGTATAGGTAGTGTCTGGGACAGAACGAGATGAACGGAGTTGGGTGTGCAGTTGAATAGGATGACACGGGAAATGTGCGCCTACGAATGATATGAAAGGAAAAGAGTCTCAAAGATAGCTCTATCAATCCGAATTCATGACTTGACGAACCTTTATGACCATCGCTGCGAGTGTGATGTGAGCATGCTGACTACAGACCTCAAGGCTGGCCAACAATAATCTACTCATGTCAACACGTGATAATTCACATAATCTCATCATGATTGTTTGCCATGTATTGAGAAGTGCCTATGAATCACGTCCAATTCTATCTGAATCTCCATCACAGCCGAAAAGATTATTAGATGAAAGAATGCCACTGGGCAGAATGCTGCCATTGGCGATGAATTTACGACGTCTCCGGTGTTTACATGCTTACCATCATCTTGTGTGCGGCTCAACAGTCAGTTCGTCGAGGCAAGAATCGCAAGCGTTTGATTTTAGCAGCCACAATATACGGCTCTTCAAGTAGAAGAGCAACTTCTTCAGACCTCTTCATACTTCCGTGCCGGCTCTGGAACTGAATCACACTCACGCCGCGAGATAATGGCCAAT
It encodes:
- a CDS encoding Mss4-like protein codes for the protein MASSSHRNIISKNKTPIAVAAALVSAAAVITSIYRSVTTSKMSHNLHPSLKNGITKGSPNFSGGKLRCKCSSNPVEVTLSGQVAHNHACGCSKCWKPEGALFSIVAVIPRDQVQVTANGDKLTIVDKSAAIQRNACRDCGVHLFGRIENDHPFKGLDFVHVELSDDKGWQEPQFAAFVSSIIEQGFPADKANEVRQQFKDLGLESYDALSPPLMDAIASWTAAKSKI
- a CDS encoding heme-containing dehydratase protein, with translation MSCPARIYPLRKPEGHKLPIPRWHLALPDDVTHVCTAYIGVQSHSDTQDADIARNKATEIIQAWVSSDTGSEAYETFAVIDGCDVQESTIWVCYWSDKTKYEKGLNDLSLNSIYAQLPETGCASVGIWREAFITEFPRLETNYSGLDYLPGLAKLPGASFPEHTLSAYWGAARDRIPSSAYDLFPPSNPTPPVTIPPGVGQYLIGTNAENLAHIRSGQFWENCGQQEADSYDKKLEPTLHSGLQYLWDNSPDTGALGLRYLRNQDPSVEETRSRKESCGAGFFTNLEALETWAKSHKSHLAIYRGALAHYKTFGDARKFRTWHEVSVMRAGDARFEYLNCVPETGVIRGVTLKAENLQ